GTTCTAAGTCGCTGAAGAGGAATGCGTTAATGGTGAAGCTGGGGCGGTAATGGGGAGTAGTGAGCCAGGTGCCGCCGAGGTGTTGAGTGTATTGCCCGATCGCATGGAAGTTGACCATCATCGAAAATGATTGACCATGAGGATTAAGACGGGGGTGGAGTCCATCCCGCAAGTCCTCAAATCGGTTATAACCCTGATCAGCAGATAGGAGCAGCAAACGTCCCTGCGCTAATTGATGGAGTTGGCGTAAGCACTTGAGAGCAGTAGAGGGAAACAGCAGAGTTGTATCGGTGAGAGTAGTCTGGTAGTTGGCTAGAATAGCATTGAAGTGAGGGTCGTTGTAATAGTTAGAGGTAGTCTCCTGGTCAATGAACGTGATGTCTAAGGAGTCGATGAGGTCAGGAGTTTCGAGGTCGGGGGTAGGGTGGCTGGTCGTCAGGGTGACAAGGCTTTCGTGAAGCTTACCGCCTTCAATCACAAAAACATCTTGGGGAATGCAGTCGAAGAAGTAGTTGGCGATCGCAATCAGAGGATTTTTCAAAGAAGTGGCGGAGATGCGCTGTCCAGAGTGAGCCAGGTAGAGACTATCGATCGCAGTTGCGTCTACTACAGAAAAGTCTAGAATACCTGCTTCGAGGAAGGGTTTTAGGTGGCCATGGTGCTGCCAGTAGTCAAGATTACTTTGGGTAAAGTCGCTCATAACATACACCACTGGAGGCAGAGAAGCTCCTAGAAGCGGCAGATGGCGTTGCAGGTAGCGCAGGCAGTAGAAGGCGAAACGACCACATCCTGCACCCAGTTCTAGAATATAGAGGGGATGGCTGGGGTCAAGTGTATGGTTCTGGAGATGATCACGTAGGTAGGCTAAGATAACTTTGGCGTAAGCGTAGGCTATAGTCGGGTTGCTAGTGGCATAGTGAGGAAGGACGCCGCTGTTCCAAGCTTGGATGCCCTGCTGATTATAAAAGTTGCGCTGGAGTTGCCATAGAAGGGATTGGGAAAAACGCTGTTGTTTTTCGAGAAGAGTGGGAGAAGAAGTTTGCATAAGAATCAGTAGGGCGAATTTTTTAGGAGGGGGAGGTCAGGCTAATTCTCATTCAACGAGCAGCCATGATCTCCTAGCCAACTTCACGATGCGGTACCTCTGCTCTAAGCGATGAAGTACTACTAAGCAATGTCAACGCTTTAGACTTGTTGTGGAATGAGCTCAAAAAAGCTTGAAAGCTGATTGGAACAAGCATTCCAGGTGATTCTGCTGCTCAATCACTGAAATCTAAGCAACTTAGGGATTTCAGTGATTTCTAGCGTTATCTCACATCACGTCCGTAAATTTAATCTTTAAAAAAGATACAGAAGATGTAGACAGTGAATCTGGTTTAAGACGCAGATCACCGTACCAAATCTCTTCCTTTTTTCCATCTTTTGTTGAACTATCTCCACCTGCACCTCCCTGCAAAGTAGCTGCTGCATCATCGGACACCTCAGACACATAGCCTTTGATGCTTTCCACTAGGGAGATAGAACGATTGATATTGTCTGTTGCATGACTCATGATGAAACCTCTTAGTTAATCAGAAACAATGGAATTACTCTAATCAACAACCGGGGAGAACTAGGGGAGGCCTTCAACTTCTAATTACTGTTTCTGCACTACTGCATAGCTCGATTAAATTACGTTGCTGTTTAAGGGGCATCGCTGCCAACTATTCCACCGAGTTTTTTCTAACTCCGCTGTACCAATCACCTATTAAGGATCTCGCCTACGATCGTTTAGCGCAGTCAGGCACTTTTGAATATAGAATGTCTCTATTCTTGTTGAGCTCACAAAGGTGTTACTCAAATGGGATTTTCTAGGTAATGTAATGTATTCCTCAAAAGATGGGAATTTTCAGATTTTGTACCTGTCGTGAAGCTGCGCTTCACAAAACCCTCCGTTACTCACAGTTCGCTTAACGAATCCTGTCATTTATCAAGTTGAAATACCCTGTTGTCCTTCAATATAGTGAAGAAGATTGCGGTGCGGCTTGTCTCGCCACCGTTGCTCAATACTATGGTCGAATCCTTGCTCTAAGCCGCACTAGAGAAGCAGTTGGAACGGGACCGCGGGGCACGACCTTATTGGGATTGCGACGAGGGGCAGAAGCATTGCAATTCCATGCTCATCAGGTACAAGCCTCACCGGAATTAGTTGATCGACTGAATCAAGCTCCTCTGCCCGCCATCATTCATTGGAAAGGCAATCATTGGGTTGTCCTCTATGGAGAGCGACGCAAGAAGTACGTGATTGCTGACCCTGCTATCGGGCTGCGTTATCTAACCCGTCAACAATTGCTTCAGGGGTGGCACAATGGCATCATGCTACTGCTGCGACCTAATGAAGAACGCTTTTACGCTCAACCAGGAGACAAAGTTAAAGGCTTCGGGCGATTCCTGAAACGAGCCTTCCCCTATCGTTGGATTTTGCTAGAGGCGATCGCAATTAACATTGTCATTGGTCTGTTAGCCCTGGTCATCCCTGTGACGATGCAGCTGCTTACCGATGATGTGCTGGTGCGAGGGGATGTGCAACTTTTAACAACGGTCGCGATCGCAGTAATCGCGATGAATTTGTTTCGCAGTGCAATCGGCTTTGTACAGTCAATTCTGATTGGTCAATTTACTGAACGGTTGCAATTTGGACTGCTTCTTGATTACGGTTACCAGCTGTTGCGACTACCCCTGTCCTACTTCGATGCCCGTCGCAGTGGAGAAGTCGTTAGCCGCATCGGCGATGTGAGACGGGTGAATGCACTGGTGTCACAACTGCTGCTGGAGGTGCCGAGCCAGTTCTTTGTGGCAATCGTTTCTTTAGGGGTAATGTTACTCTACAGTTGGCAACTGACTCTCGCATCGTTGGTGGCGTTTATGCTGGTCATTGGGATCAACCTGCTTTTTCTGCCAGCCCTACGCCAAAAAACGCGTCAGCAGATTATTGAGGGAGCCGAAAATCAGGGCTTCTTAGTAGAGACCTTTCGGGGGGCGATGGTGCTGAAGACAACACAGGCGACCCCTCAAGCCTGGAATGAATATCAACGCAACTTTGGTCGTCTGGCAAATCTCAACTGGAGCACCCTGAAGTTAGGACTTTACAGCAGTACCGCAACGGGGGTTCTCTCCAATCTCGCTACTATAGGGGTACTATGCTTTGGCAGTTTTTTTGTGATTAACAAGCAACTGAGCATTGGACAACTGATTGCCTTCAATGGCATGAGCGAAAACTTCCTCGGCTTTCTGGCGTTGCTGGTGGGAGTGGTAGATGAATTGATTACAGCTCAAGTTGTCATCCAACGCCTCTCAGAGGTGCTAGATGCCACACCAGAAGACGATAATCTGAATAAAAAGCCTTGGGTAGCCATTCCGGGTACAGCAGACATC
This window of the Cyanobacteria bacterium FACHB-DQ100 genome carries:
- a CDS encoding SAM-dependent methyltransferase; translated protein: MQTSSPTLLEKQQRFSQSLLWQLQRNFYNQQGIQAWNSGVLPHYATSNPTIAYAYAKVILAYLRDHLQNHTLDPSHPLYILELGAGCGRFAFYCLRYLQRHLPLLGASLPPVVYVMSDFTQSNLDYWQHHGHLKPFLEAGILDFSVVDATAIDSLYLAHSGQRISATSLKNPLIAIANYFFDCIPQDVFVIEGGKLHESLVTLTTSHPTPDLETPDLIDSLDITFIDQETTSNYYNDPHFNAILANYQTTLTDTTLLFPSTALKCLRQLHQLAQGRLLLLSADQGYNRFEDLRDGLHPRLNPHGQSFSMMVNFHAIGQYTQHLGGTWLTTPHYRPSFTINAFLFSDLEQSLAQTQEAYNEHILTGGPDDFLAFNQGLDSHYDALSLSQLLAYLRLSHWDFIIFWSAFPSLMGKLKDAPKVLYPDILTAVQQVWLNYFPIQEEFDLAFLLGTVLYTLGYFPEALEYWQQSRQLYGEDPSTLFNMAMCHYRLHQLELAIDFIQQTLALDPDFEGAKAKYLEWQAELMQQAHTA
- a CDS encoding peptidase domain-containing ABC transporter gives rise to the protein MKYPVVLQYSEEDCGAACLATVAQYYGRILALSRTREAVGTGPRGTTLLGLRRGAEALQFHAHQVQASPELVDRLNQAPLPAIIHWKGNHWVVLYGERRKKYVIADPAIGLRYLTRQQLLQGWHNGIMLLLRPNEERFYAQPGDKVKGFGRFLKRAFPYRWILLEAIAINIVIGLLALVIPVTMQLLTDDVLVRGDVQLLTTVAIAVIAMNLFRSAIGFVQSILIGQFTERLQFGLLLDYGYQLLRLPLSYFDARRSGEVVSRIGDVRRVNALVSQLLLEVPSQFFVAIVSLGVMLLYSWQLTLASLVAFMLVIGINLLFLPALRQKTRQQIIEGAENQGFLVETFRGAMVLKTTQATPQAWNEYQRNFGRLANLNWSTLKLGLYSSTATGVLSNLATIGVLCFGSFFVINKQLSIGQLIAFNGMSENFLGFLALLVGVVDELITAQVVIQRLSEVLDATPEDDNLNKKPWVAIPGTADILCKDLNFHHSGRVDLLKNFNLKIRGGKVIALIGESGCGKSTLAKLLAGLYLPQSGNIRLGSYNQQDLSLECLRQQVVLVPQEPHFWSRSILENFCFSFPDASFEQIVAACQMVMADEFISELPDKYQTVLGEFGANLSGGQRQRLAIARAMVNNPPVLILDESTAALDPLLENRVLDKLLFHRQDKTTIIISHRPRAILRADWVVFLEQGELKVQGTPDDLLQIPGNHLNFLRP